A stretch of Perognathus longimembris pacificus isolate PPM17 chromosome 1, ASM2315922v1, whole genome shotgun sequence DNA encodes these proteins:
- the LOC125361539 gene encoding heterogeneous nuclear ribonucleoprotein C, which translates to MASNVTNKTDPRSMNSRVFIGNLNTLVVKKSDVEAIFSKYGKIVGCSVHKGFAFVQYVNERNARAAVAGEDGRMIAGQVLDINLAAEPKVNRGKAGVKRSAAEMYGSSFDLDYDFQRDYYDRMYSYPARVPPPPPIARAVVPSKRQRVSGNTSRRGKSGFNSKSGQRGSSSKSGKLKGDDLQAIKKELTQIKQKVDSLLDSLEKIEKEQSKQADLSLSSTVEVKNDKSEEEQSSSSLKKDETNVKMESEGGADDSAEEGDLLDDDDNEDRGEDQLELIKDDEKEAEEGEDDRDSANGEDDS; encoded by the coding sequence ATGGCTAGCAATGTTACCAACAAGACAGATCCTCGTTCCATGAATTCCCGTGTATTCATTGGGAATCTCAATACACTTGTGGTCAAGAAATCTGATGTGGAAGCAATCTTCTCAAAGTATGGCAAAATTGTGGGCTGCTCTGTTCATAAGGGCTTTGCCTTTGTGCAGTATGTTAATGAGAGAAATGCTCGGGCTGCTGTCGCAGGAGAGGATGGCAGAATGATTGCTGGCCAGGTTTTAGATATTAATCTGGCTGCAGAGCCAAAAGTGAATCGAGGAAAAGCAGGTGTGAAACGATCTGCAGCGGAGATGTACGGCTCCTCGTTTGACTTGGACTATGACTTTCAACGAGATTATTATGACAGGATGTACAGTTACCCAGCACGTGTGCCTCCGCCGCCTCCTATTGCTCGGGCTGTAGTGCCCTCTAAACGTCAGCGCGTGTCAGGAAACACCTCACGCAGGGGCAAAAGTGGCTTCAATTCTAAGAGTGGACAGCGAGGATCTTCTTCCAAGTCTGGAAAGTTGAAAGGAGATGACCTTCAAGCCATTAAGAAGGAACTTACTCAAATTAAACAAAAAGTGGATTCTTTACTGGACAGCCTggaaaaaattgaaaaggaacAGAGCAAACAAGCAGACCTGTCCTTATCATCGACAGTAGAGGTGAAGAATGATAAGTCAGAAGAAGAACAGAGCAGCAGCTCCCTGAAGAAAGATGAGACTAATGTCAAGATGGAGTCTGAGGGGGGTGCAGATGATTCTGCTGAGGAGGGGGACCTActggatgatgatgataatgaagaTCGGGGGGAAGACCAGCTGGAGTTGATCAAGGATGATGAaaaagaggctgaggaaggagaggaTGACAGAGACAGCGCCAATGGCGAGGATGACTCTTAA